In a genomic window of Amycolatopsis japonica:
- the cysD gene encoding sulfate adenylyltransferase subunit CysD — MASPAYELTHLEALEAEAVHIFREVAATFERPVLLFSGGKDSMVMLHLAAKAFWPSPPPFPVMHVDTGHNFDEVIEFRDRTVGRYGLRLAVSSVQDDIDAGRVVEDPKAGRNRLQTAALLRGIREHSFDAVFGGARRDEEKARAKERVFSFRDEFGQWDPRNQRPELWNLYNGRHRKGEHIRVFPLSNWTELDIWQYIEAENVDLPSIYYSHRRPVVQRDGMLLAHTRFLTLNEGESPYEATVRFRTVGDATCTGCVESTATSPGEVVAEVAVSRLTERGATRADDRISEAGMEDRKKEGYF; from the coding sequence ATGGCGTCCCCGGCCTACGAGCTCACCCATCTCGAAGCACTCGAAGCCGAAGCCGTGCACATCTTCCGCGAGGTCGCGGCGACCTTCGAACGGCCCGTGCTGCTGTTCTCCGGCGGCAAGGACTCGATGGTGATGCTCCACCTCGCGGCCAAGGCCTTCTGGCCGTCGCCGCCCCCGTTCCCGGTGATGCACGTCGACACCGGGCACAACTTCGACGAGGTCATCGAGTTCCGGGATCGCACGGTCGGCAGGTACGGGCTCCGGCTCGCCGTCTCCAGCGTCCAGGACGACATCGACGCGGGACGGGTCGTCGAAGACCCGAAGGCAGGCCGCAACCGGCTCCAGACCGCCGCCCTGCTGCGCGGGATCCGCGAGCATTCCTTCGACGCGGTCTTCGGCGGCGCCCGGCGCGACGAGGAGAAGGCCCGCGCGAAGGAACGGGTGTTCAGCTTCCGCGACGAGTTCGGCCAATGGGATCCGCGCAACCAGCGGCCCGAACTGTGGAATCTGTACAACGGCAGGCATCGCAAGGGCGAGCACATCCGCGTCTTCCCGCTGTCGAACTGGACCGAGCTCGACATCTGGCAGTACATCGAGGCGGAGAACGTCGACCTGCCGTCGATCTACTACTCGCACCGGCGTCCGGTCGTCCAGCGGGACGGCATGCTGCTCGCGCACACCCGATTCCTCACCTTGAACGAAGGCGAAAGTCCTTACGAGGCAACGGTTCGCTTCCGCACCGTCGGCGACGCGACCTGCACCGGTTGTGTCGAGTCGACGGCGACGTCACCGGGCGAAGTGGTCGCCGAAGTGGCGGTCAGCAGGCTCACCGA